A window of Felis catus isolate Fca126 chromosome A3, F.catus_Fca126_mat1.0, whole genome shotgun sequence genomic DNA:
GGCCAGACTCAGGGCCTCGACCGGCTGCCGCACCTCCACCCGAAACCCAAGCCCTCGGCCACAGCCACCTCCCGCTGTGGCTTCTGTAACCGCCCGGGTGCCGCCAACACCTGCACCCAGTGTTCAAAAGTCTCCTGCGACACCTGCCTCGGCGCCTACCATTACGACCCCTGCTGCAAAAAGAGTGAGCTGCACAAGTTCATGCCCAACAACCAGCTGAACTACAAGTCCACCCAGCTCTCCCATCTCGTGTACAGATAGACTCGACCTTGCACCCCCCTGCTCCAAGGGCTACACCACTGACTTTCTGGGTTCCCCCAGGGAAGAAGTGTTCAAGTATTGATCTCGGAAGCAGAGGCCTGCATTTGACCGTGTAGGTGTCAGGGGATCGTGGGGTCGCCCGCACCACATGCGCGTTCACCTGGCGACCCAGATATTTCCTTTGATGGCTGCTTTGTCACCTGACAAGGGAGAGGGTGGCACTTCCGTTCAGATTCATTTTTGCTAATCTCTCCACTCCCTATTCCATTGTTTGTTTTCGAAGATTTCTGTCTCTGAGACTCTTGccacacccacccctcccactgcaAAGCCAACTTGGACTGGGAAGGGCCCTCCAGGTCCCCTCCAAACGCCCACCTGGAGCGCCGAGCTAGAGGCCTGTTGGCTTGTGAAATGAGCCCTCCTGCCACACCGGGCCTCTTCCAGTGGCTCATCCCTTGGCCACCCCCTTCCCGGACACAAGGATCCCCTCCTGGACTCCCCGCCCCTGACTTCCACCCGTCTGGGTTTCAAAGGTGGACTGAGTCCGGTATTCACCGAACGGCATCCTGTTGCCACCACAGCTCAGTTCAGCCCGTGGCGTTTGTGCACTTTGCTCCGACGCACTGAAGCGTGGACCGTCCACGGCAGGATGGACTTCTCCCCCTTTCTGTTGTTTGCACATGCCCCTCTTACTGTACTGTAAATagatatttttgagatttatttttaaataaatattcaacttGCCGTGTGTTTCACAGTGGTTAAAACATTGATCATGTAGCTATTTATACAAATGGCCTGGGTTCTTTAGTCTTCCAAGGGAGGGTCTCCTCCCCTTCCGTGTTGTATCCTACACACACCACAGCCCAAGGGTAGAGCAGAGagtgtgggggcagaggaggaacagacGATGTCCCAGAATTGGTGGCGAGCCACTGTCTTCCCTCCAATAAATCTCTATATACCTACCTCCAGCATACACTTAGGGGGCTAGTGCGGGCCGGGAGTTCTGTGCACCTGCGGACTGTGATACCCTAGTGACCCTTCAGGAACCTCACCCTGCGGACCTACAGCCTGGTCTTTGCCATTTGCCGCGTGTGAACCTGCACTCCGAACTTCTTGAGTCTCGTTTGAGAAGGAACGTCATTTGGGATCTCCCCGCCCCTCCATCTCAGCCTTCTTCGCCTGTTTCCAGGACTCCTCTGCCACGTCGGTGATCTTTTTGCACTAAAAGTGGGCCCGAGTCAGCGTGTGCCCATCAGACGGACGTCTCCTGAGATGCTCAGCTGAGCCTAAGCGCTTCCAAACCTGAAGGCCCCTTAAGCTCCTCCTGTGAATGACCCCTGGATGTTGCTTTTGGGGtgcagagcaggagtggggcaagAGTTTGAAACTAAAAACCGCTTCCTTGTGAACTAACATATTTTAGCCATACGTGTTTGTGATGTACAGAATATAGGAATTTACGTGCAGTGGGTTTTCTGGTAGAAGGAGGTGTTCGGCTCTCGAACACATTTAGCTCTGGCTGAATCCTGAGGCCACTGTGAATTTGCTGATGTTCTTCCAATGCAGTGGAGTGATTTTAAGGTTTTCCAAATCTTCTGTGGCTCTTTTTTATATATCTAGTAGAGCACATGTAGATACTCAATGTGTATATACAGCTGAGTTTCAACACCTTTATTACTGAGACCAGCCCATTCTGGGGTCATCATCTTTGATGTTCTTCCTTCCCACGTTTCAGAAGTGTCGATGCCTGTTTTACTCCTGAGAGCTCTAGTTTTCTAGTTTTCCGTTCCCAGATCGCTCCAGCACTACAGGAACTTTTAAGCAACTGTGAGGCCAGGTAGCTTCTACTGGTGGGCAGGAGCAGGAGTGCCCACCTCGTCCTGGGAGAGAAAGTCCGGCACACATGTCATCATGGAGATACCGTGTTTATAGACTGGAATAGGAGATCTCTGACCGTGTCCTTGGCGTGTACCTTACTGTATGAGGTTGCTGTGATTGAGATGGGTAAATACatgctaatttaaaaagacagatgttTTGCGATTGATTTCTATCAAGAGTTGAAATGTTGAGAGAtgactcaaaaaaataataaagtgtctTCCATTATTAAACAAAGTGTTTGGAGTTTtatgtccctccctccctgctgcttTTGAAGTTTGGGCTGCTTGGATGGTTTGTTTTGCTCAAGCTGTATCCTCTGATGACAGgactctcactttctctcccacAAAACTGATAACTTGATGAGAGCCCCGCTTTCGAGTGCTTAACTCTGTGAGCCAGGTACTTTGCATGCTGACTCTTCACATGCGTGATTCCACAGAATAGTCTCCGTCATCCTGTAAACTAGGTAGTGTTACCATCCCCACCTGtaaggtggggaaactgaggtgtgCCAAGTTCAGCCATGTTTCTTAGGAGTGGGACTACATACTCCAGGAGAAATGATTGTTGGTGGTGACTGACAGGCATTAAATAACATTGAAGgacattatgaaaaaaattgattacGTTTTTTTTCAATCCGTTTCAATGCCTTAAGGAGAAAGTCCATTTAATGCTAGCTTGTCTTTACCAAAGAGGAAGCAGGTGTTAGGCTCGGAGCCTTAGGCAGAGTCCTCGCTAGGTGTTCCGTTACCTTCTGTCTGGAGCAGGCCGTACTGCTTTTCCATCTACAGCAATGACAAGAGATCactttaaaaatcaacttaaGTGTTTTTCCAAAGGAGGGTTTGCAAGACACATGGCAAAGATCTTGAGGGTGGTAGAAGAGCAGCTGTGATTTGGGACATCCtggcttcttttttaatgtttatttatttttgaggggggggaggggcagagagagggagacacagaatccaaagcaggttccaggctctgagctgtcggcacagagcccgacgcggggctcgaacccacgaaccgtgagatcatgacctgagacgaagttggacacttagccgactgagccacccaggcgccctgggacaTCCTGGCTTTTTGGTAGCAGCAGGGTCTCTGCATGACGGTGACCACTGCCGGGTCGGCCCCTACGAGGCCCCTCAGCGGTCAGAGAATAGCAGGTTTCTCCATTTCGTGCGCCGGTGAACAAATAATCCAGGCCTCGGGCCAGACCGAGGCCCAAGAGCTGGGTTGGGTTTTAGCTGCAGCCCAGGAAATGGCACCGCCAGGAAGAGCGGCTTCCTAGAGATGCGCACCTAGCCCGGGAGAGCCGAGGAAGCCAGACACTCGCTGCTGCGCCCGGAGCAGAGTGGTGGCTTCAGAGCAGATTGCTTAATCTGTGTATGTAAACGACAAGCATGTTTAACATCATCGTGCCCGCCAGCTGCCCAGTAGCCCTGCTGCCCGCTTCGAGCACCGATCTGTGGCACCCCGCCCGCCCGATTACcagtctcagagagagagagaagagctgtGGCAGACGCTTTGAGTTGAACCCCCGTCTCCTCTCACCCTTTCTACCTTGGTAATAGAAGCCCCGATTTTTAGACACATGGCCATCCAGGGTAAAGACTGCCTTCCCCAGCCGCTCCTGCAGCCAGGCGTGGTCACGTGGCCGTGTCTGGGCAGTGGGACGGAGAAGTGGTTCGTGTGGCTTCTCAGACATGTCTTTGAAggatcttttcttcttcccacccgAGCCTCCTTCCTGGGTGGAATGGAGCGGCCCAGTGAGACTCTGAGGCGGAAGCCAAGTGATGAGGGAGGGGCGGCTGGGAGCGGCTGGGTCCCTGATGCTTAAGAAGCCGCCATCATAGCCAGCCTGCCCTGCCTACCTCCAGAGTTTTTATGTAAGAGAGGAATGAGCCATTATCTTGCTTAaaccccactcccctcccccggcccatATTCTCATTTAAGAAACCATCTTATTTACAAAAGAGGTACAAATGAGCCCAGCTTCCATGATTTAACAGCTACCCGCTTGTGGCCGACCTGGTTTCCTTTTTACCTGTCCATCCACTTCCCTCCTAAATTCCGTTGAAGGAAATTCCAGACATCTGCTTCAGTGGAATATTTCAGTCTGTGTCTCTAAAAGACAAGGGACTTTTAAAACACCATACCATTATCACAtctaaatttttataattctttaatagCGATAGATAGGCAGTCAATGTTCTGATGTCCAGTTGTAtaaattcctattaaaaaaattgttctttaacgtttattcatctttgagagacagagagagacggagcatgagcggggaaggggcagagagagggagacccaggatccgaagcaggctccaggctccgagctgtcagcacggagcccgacgcggggctcgaactcacgaactgcaagatcatgacctgagccgaagtcggacgcttgaccgactgagccacccaggcgcccctacattcatattttaaaagcagtttgTATCAGGGCTCAAATAAGGTCTCCACATTGCATTTCGTGGATAGACCTTTAAATCACCGTTACCCTCAAAGCTGTTCCTGTAGAGTATAGGGAccctgtctttctcctttttttcctcgaGATGTTTTTGTCAAGCTGGATTTTCAGTCCTTTAGAGTTCGCTAGAGTCTGCACTTTGCCGATTGCAGCtcccactgttgtttaacatgttcctctgttctctccatctccagagtagttggctcttttttttctctcttccttactgTTTATTTGCTGCACATTgcacaaaagtagaaaaataaacatttcttatggCTATGGAGCAGGGCTGCAGGTCCATAAATAAGGGATTGAAAGGAAATAACTTAAGGAAGGATGAGGCCTGGTGCATACAGAAGGTCTGGGTCCCGGACGGGCTGGGGTCGGGTCCAGGTTTTCAGACGCACAGGTCTCCACCGGTGACACACTTCAGGTCCCGCGTGAGGAGGCGGAAGAGGTTGAACGTGACGGAGGCCTCGAGGCATCCCTGGGACTCCTCTGGGGCCCTCTGGAGCCGGTGCAGCCAGTGGTGCAGGCGGCCGCGGGGTCTGGGTCCTGCCGTGGGTCCTGCCTGAGCCCGGACACAGGCCTGGAGCTCGGAGTGGATGTGGCGCAGCACACGAAGGGGCTGGTCCAGGACGACGCCCAGGGATGAGTCGGTCATGTTCCCCAGGACCTTCAGCGTCAAGTCTAGTTCAGCCTCCAAGGCCGCAGGGCGCTCCCAGGCCTGCAGTCGAATCAGGTCCCTGGTCCTGGGGAAGAGGCGAGAGCCACAGCTCCAGTTCTTCAGCGGGAGTGACTCTTCTAAGGCGTCCCTGGCCTTCTTGAAGGCTTCTAGCTCCCTCGGCGACAGAGATGGGAACTTGCCCACGTGGCAGCCCCTCCTGGTTGGGGGGGGCCTGGAAGTGGGGACAGGACCCGCGCTGGTCAAGCCCAGCACCGCGGTCACCAGCACCACAACCCAAGCTGGAGCCATGGCCCGATCTCGACTGCTTCCCCGGCCGCATGGCTCCGCTTTTAGCCAGGCTCGCTGGGCAATCCCAGCTGATGTATGTAAAGTGAAAAGGCAAGTGGAAATTGGAATCTCCACTGGGCCTGAAAAGGCCTAAGTAGGCGGAGCCAGTCGCTGAAGCAGGTGAGCACGTGGGTGTGGGCAAGGCCGCCTGAGCCGCAGAGAAAGGGCATCCGACGAGTCCCTTCCCTGGACTTGTGccgagaaggaaagagaaactgaAATTCCTTCATAGGAGAACGCCTTGTTTCTGAGAAGTCCAGTGTCTGGACAACCGCCTTTAGGACTCTCTGGGGCAGCCTTCAGCTGACTGTGGGGAGCCCCTTACCGAGGCCGAGGCCGGTTCCGGGGCGAGGAGTGTGGGCGAGGGTGCCTGAGCGGCAGAGGCGGCTTCCCTTTGAAGCGCAGTCTTCGTTTGCTGTGGTCCCATTTGTGTACTTTTGCTTCTGTTACccgtgcttttggtgtcacatccagGAAATCATTGCCAGATTCACTGTCACGAAACTTTTcgctgtgttttcttctaggattgtAGTTTtagatctcacatttaggcctttaatccgtTTTGAGTTAAGTTTTATATGTGGCGTAAGGTAAGGTCTAACTTCAGTCTTTTGCGTTTGGATCTCCAATTtccccaccaccatttgttgagacTGTCCTTGCCCTATTGTATGTTCTTGGTACCCTTGTTGAAGCTCATTTGATCATATATGCGAGGGTTTATtgggctctattctgttccattggtctttaagtctatctttatgccagtactacaggtttttttaaaaaatttttttcagtgtttatttatttttgagagacagagacagagtgtgaacgggggaggggcagagagagaaggagacacagaatccgaagcaggctccaggctctgagctgtcagcacagagcccgatgcgggtcttgaactcacgaaccatgagatcatgacctgagccgaggtcagacacttaaccgaactgagccccccaggcgccccccagtactgcagtattttgattactgtagctttgtatataatatgttttgaaatcaggaagactGTTTCAACTATTCAGGGTACCCCCTTGAGATccagtataaatttttttttttgcctttttaaactgtgggaaaaaaagcaaaagaagaacaATATTTCGTGACATGTGGAAATTACATGAAGTTCAAGTTtcaatgtccataaataaagCTTTGTTGGAACCTAGCCATGCTCCTATCTGTGGCTGCTAGTTGAACAGTTGTGTGGCCCTCAAAGCTGGAAATATTTGTTATCAGtccctttatagaaaatgttcCCTGACCTATGGTCTGAAAGTCCAAGGCCAGTGGTCCCAGACCCAGCTGCTACTCTGGGAGAATCACGGACGATCTGGTTGGTGCATGATGGCCCCGCTCTCTACTTTCTTCTCCAGCTCACAATacagataaataatatttcattttcttccaacaTCTTCATATCAGCTCTGTGGTCATACTGTGACAAGCCTGTGACAAGTTGTGAAAAGCAATTTCtcagggaagaggaggagttcccctccccccaccagctttttctgtttaaattttattattttttaaaatttacatccaagttagttagcatatagtgcagcaatgatttcaggagtagattccttagtgcccctcacccatttagcccatcccctctcccataacccctccagtaaccctctgtttgttctccatatttaagagtctcatgttttgttcccctccgtttttatattatttttgcttcccttcccttatgttcatctgttctgtgtcttaaagtcctcgtatgagtgaagtcatatatttgtctttctctgactaatttcacttagcataataccctctagttccatccatgtagttgcaaaagatttcattcttttttagtgtgtgtgtgtgtgtatacaccacatcttctttatccattcatccatcgatggccatttgggctctttccataatttggttattgctgaaagtgctgctataaacattggggtgcatgtttcctttcaaaacagcacacctgtatcccttggataaatgcctagtagtgcaattgctgggtcgtagggtagttctatttttagttttttgagaacctccacactgttttccatagtggctgcaccagcttgcattcccaagatcCAGTATAAATTTTAGGAccatttttttctagctctgcaaaaatgccattgggattttgacagggattgcatggAACcagtaggttgctttgggtagtatggacactgTTATAATATGAAGTCTTCCAACCCACGAacacaaaatatctttccatttatttgtgtcttaatTCCTTCCAGTAacgtttatagttttcagggtacaaatctttcacttccttgctTGAGTTTATTCctaatgattttattctttttgatgctactgtgaatgggattgtttttataatttcattttcagatttctcattgtgtatatatagaaggcaactgatttttttttttttttatgtgctagttttgtatcctgcaacttggttgaattcatttattctaacaggtttcgtgtgtgtgtgtgtgtgtgtgtgtgtgtgtgtgtgtgtgaaatctttagggttttctacatagatcCTGAGAATAGAtgcaattttgtttgtttctttccaattgggatgccttttatttctttttcttacctaattgctctggctgaCTTCCAGCACTGTGTTGAACTCAAGTGGCaagagtaggcatccttgtcttgttcctgatattagaggaaaagctttctgtCTTTTATCATTGGGTATGATGTTCACTGGGAcacataggttttcttttttttttaagtaaaacaattttttaatgtttatatttgagagagagagagtgcgagcaggggaggggcagagagaaagggagacacagaacctgaagcaggctccaggctctgagctgtcagcacagagcccgaagcagggctcgaactcacaaactgtgagatcatgacctgagctaaagtcggatgctgaaccgactgaaccacccagacgacCCAGACACGTAGGTTTTCATatgtagcctttattatgttgaggcaatTTCTTACTATTCCTACtctgttgagtatttttatcatgaaagtgttttgaattttgttaaatgctttttctctgcATCGACTGAGGTGActttttttgtcttccattctATTAATGTGGCATATCTCATGGTAGTTGACTTTTGAGGCTTGCTCAGATTTGGTGTGAGTTTTGGGGATGTTGTATTCTTTcatcaggaggcacatgatgtTGAATTCTCTCCCTTTGGGAGAGTAACAGCCATTAGGACTGTTTTAGTCCTTAGACCAGTCATTTCATTGGAAGTTGCAAAATGTAGATATTCCCATGCTAGTATCCCTTCTGTGTTTGGCAACTGGGATACttctataaaaagaaacttccttgTGGTGCTGTGAATCTACATATGTGATAAAATTGTatagaactaaatacacacactCGCACACTAGTGCATGTAAAACTGGTACAGTGTGAACAAGATGTGTGGCTTGCTCCAATGTTCGTTTTCTCGTTGTGATACTGTTCTGTAGTTGTGCAAGATGTCACCACTGAGGAAACTGGGTGCAGGGTACTGGGACCTTTTAGTATTATTGTTTCGCAACTTCctgtaaatttataattatttttttaaaaagaaaatgaaacttcttTCAGCCAGTATTTGACTACCAGTAGTCTAGTTTAAGCGAGATCAACGCTCAATTATTTGcctttattaccattttttttttaacatttatttattcttgagacagagagagagagagcatgaacaggggagggtcagaggaagagggagacacagaatccgaaacaggctccaggctctgagctgtccgcacagagcccgacgcggggctcaaacccacagaccgcgagatcatgacctgagccgaagtcggatgctccaccgactgagccatccaggcgccccaattattaccatttttttagTAAGCTTAAGGCCCAGCGTGCAGCTTCAAgtgatgaccctgagatcaaacgTCAAGTCATgggccagccaagtgcccctctttGCCTTATTTTTACTTAATGAGCTGATGCCCTAGAATCCCCCAACAgcgactgatttttttaaagtatgaactCACTGATTtcagtatgttttaaatatttcagtccTATACATTGTTATTGGTGCTCAGATGCCTGTGTTTGGCCAGTAGGGACCTCTTCCAGTCCTTCCTGAATCCTTTTGACTTGACCCTGAAACCTTTGATTGCTTCCACTCTCTGGTAGGACAGGGTGCTCCAAGTTCATCTTGCACATTTCCTCCCCAGGTCCTGGAATCACGTTTCTCCAGAGAGGGGTCCTGTCACTGTGAAGTGACATTTGGAGACCACGGTCTGAGAGCTAGGGATGCTCACTGCCACTGGGCTAGTCATTGCTTCTTGGTCTTTTTTATGAGCAGAGTTTACGTTCTTTCCAGAACAAAATATGTCATAAGATCACACTTCTACTTTAAATTAAAAGTCAGGACTATAGGATTTTTACTTAACCTCATCAGTCTGTTTTCCCCATGCTAAGAATCCTGGTTCTCAGGGACTCCAGGAAAGCCATCACGGATTTTA
This region includes:
- the IL-29 gene encoding interleukin 29 precursor (The RefSeq protein has 6 substitutions, 1 non-frameshifting indel compared to this genomic sequence) — protein: MATARVLVLVTVVLGLTSAGPVPTSRPPPTRRGCHVGKFPSLSPRELEAFKKARDALEESLPLKNWSCGSRLFPRTRDLIRLQAWERPAALEAELDLTLKVLGNMTDSSLGVVLDQPLRVVRHIHSELQACVRAQPTAGPRPRGRLHHWLHRLQRPPEESQGCLEASVTFNLFRLLTRDLKCVTGGDLCV